In Vitis riparia cultivar Riparia Gloire de Montpellier isolate 1030 chromosome 19, EGFV_Vit.rip_1.0, whole genome shotgun sequence, the following proteins share a genomic window:
- the LOC117908859 gene encoding probable pectate lyase 22, producing the protein MSALSLSFLVILLYVSTAYSARLLPLESEATTWSSRGGGSLRTELDEVSCRTGNPIDDCWRCDPDWETNRKMLADCGVGFGRNAIGGRDGELYVVTDSGNDNPANPIPGTLRHAVIQYVPLWIVFDHDMVINLKEELIMNSYKTIDGRGFNIQIANGACITIQNVSNIIIHGVYIHGCVPTGNAIVRDRPDHYGMRGMTDGDGISIFGGTDIWIDHCTLADCYDGLIDAVYGSKSITISNNYMLNHNEAMLMGHSDDFLADKNMQVTIAFNYFGEGLVQRMPRCRHGYFHIVNNVYTDWEMYAIGGSANPTINSQGNVFIAGDDNSTKEVTKRESLLGYEEWKDWNWRSDGDLMLNGAYFTASGEEAPASYSKASSMVARPASLLTYITASAGVLNCQIGYAC; encoded by the exons ATGTCAGCCTTGTCACTCTCCTTCCTTGTGATTCTCTTATATGTCTCTACTGCATACTCTGCACGTCTCCTACCGCTAGAATCAGAAGCAACAACATG GAGCTCAAGAGGAGGAGGAAGTTTGAGAACGGAGCTTGATGAAGTATCATGTAGAACTGGGAACCCCATTGATGATTGCTGGAGGTGTGACCCTGACTGGGAAACCAACAGAAAGATGCTAGCAGACTGTGGTGTAGGGTTCGGGCGCAATGCCATTGGCGGTCGAGATGGTGAGCTTTACGTTGTCACTGATTCAGGCAACGACAACCCTGCCAACCCAATCCCAGGCACACTCAGACATGCTGTCATCCAATACGTGCCGCTGTGGATCGTGTTTGATCATGACATGGTCATCAACCTGAAGGAAGAGCTCATCATGAACTCTTACAAGACAATAGATGGGAGGGGATTCAACATCCAAATAGCCAATGGGGCCTGCATAACCATACAAAACGTGAGCAACATCATCATACATGGTGTCTACATACATGGTTGTGTGCCAACTGGGAACGCCATCGTGAGGGACAGGCCGGATCATTATGGGATGAGAGGGATGACAGATGGGGATGGGATATCGATATTTGGAGGAACGGATATATGGATTGATCATTGTACCCTAGCTGATTGCTACGACGGACTCATTGATGCGGTGTATGGATCTAAATCAATAACCATCTCAAACAACTACATGTTGAATCACAATGAAGCCATGCTCATGGGGCATAGTGATGACTTCCTTGCTGACAAGAATATGCAGGTCACAATTGCCTTCAATTACTTTGGGGAAGGCCTAGTTCAAAGAATGCCCAG GTGCAGACATGGGTATTTCCATATTGTAAATAATGTATACACTGATTGGGAAATGTATGCAATTGGTGGAAGTGCCAATCCAACAATCAACAGCCAAGGAAATGTCTTCATTGCAGGGGATGACAATTCTACCAAGGAG GTGACCAAACGTGAAAGCCTCTTGGGATATGAAGAGTGGAAGGACTGGAATTGGAGATCAGATGGAGATTTGATGTTGAATGGTGCTTACTTTACAGCTTCTGGAGAAGAAGCACCTGCAAGTTACTCAAAAGCATCGAGCATGGTAGCAAGACCAGCTTCACTTTTAACATATATCACTGCATCTGCTGGAGTTCTCAATTGTCAGATAGGCTATGCATGCTAA
- the LOC117908512 gene encoding LOW QUALITY PROTEIN: protein TIC 20-v, chloroplastic (The sequence of the model RefSeq protein was modified relative to this genomic sequence to represent the inferred CDS: inserted 1 base in 1 codon) → MAMSSLLSPLSSTLQSSPLFPIRHPSLLTLTTKLRCPKAQERRRSTTAQSKGSNSADAPDRLISAVCYFYPFFDGIQYGKYVLTQFTPIQLLIQPLFPAIKVFKSFPFNGFLVFXTLYFVVVRNRNFSRYVRFNTMQAIVLDVLLIFPDLLERSFNPRDGLGLDFVMSLDSTVFLFLLVSLIYGSSSCLLGQVPRLPIVAEAADRQVL, encoded by the exons ATGGCAATGTCCAGTCTTCTATCCCCCCTCTCCTCCACCCTTCAGTCATCCCCACTCTTCCCCATCAGGCACCCATCTCTCCTTACTCTCACTACCAAACTTAGGTGCCCAAAAGCTCAGGAACGAAGAAGATCCACCACCGCGCAATCCAAGGGCAGCAACTCGGCTGACGCCCCAGACCGCTTAATCTCAGCCGTCTGTTACTTCTACCCATTCTTTGATGGCATACAGTACGGAAAGTATGTTCTTACACAGTTCACGCCCATTCAACTCCTCATACAACCCTTATTTCCAGCCATTAAGGTCTTCAAGAGCTTCCCCTTTAATgggtttttggtgt tgacTCTCTATTTTGTTGTTGTGAGAAACCGCAATTTCAGTAGGTATGTGAGGTTCAACACCATGCAGGCTATAGTGCTTGATGTCTTGTTGATTTTTCCTGATCTTTTAGAGAGGAGCTTCAATCCAAGAGACGGGCTAGGGTTGGATTTCGTGATGAGTTTGGACAGCACTGTGTTTTTGTTTCTGTTGGTGTCTTTGATATATGGGTCTTCTTCCTGCTTGTTGGGGCAGGTCCCCAGATTGCCAATAGTTGCTGAGGCGGCCGATAGGCAAGTACTTTGA
- the LOC117908424 gene encoding fasciclin-like arabinogalactan protein 1: protein MQLLPGSARIPMVSLSALLLLLCCATEAHNITSILAKNPEFSTFNHYLTVTHLANEINLRETITVCAVDNPGMSDLLAKGLSVYAIKNVLSLHILLDYFGAKKLHQITNGTALAATMYQATGSAPGASGFVNITDLKGGKVGFGAGGNDGELTATFVKSVEEIPYNISVIQISKILPSEEAEAPTPGPSEQNLTALMSAHGCKVFADTLVASDAQKTYEDNLEGGLTVFCPMDDAFKSFLPKYKNLTADGKLSLLLYHGIPVYQSLPLLKSSNGVMNTLATDGAKKYDFTVQNDGEVVTLKTKIVTARITGTLLDEQPLGIFTIDKVLLPKELFKAEAPAPAPAPAPEADAPTTKKSSPPAPVSPAEAPSEDPADQKADDNGSVRYNGGRFVALLLSSSLVLLVL from the coding sequence ATGCAGCTCCTCCCGGGCTCTGCAAGGATCCCCATGGTCAGTCTCTCGGCCTTGCTCCTCCTGTTATGCTGCGCCACCGAGGCGCACAATATCACCAGCATTCTAGCTAAGAACCCTGAGTTCTCCACCTTCAACCACTACCTCACAGTCACACACCTCGCCAACGAGATCAACCTCCGGGAGACCATCACTGTGTGTGCTGTCGACAATCCCGGAATGTCGGATCTGCTTGCTAAAGGCCTCTCCGTCTACGCCATCAAGAACGTCCTTTCTCTCCACATTCTTCTCGACTACTTCGGCGCCAAGAAGCTCCACCAGATCACCAACGGCACCGCTCTCGCCGCCACCATGTACCAGGCTACCGGCTCCGCCCCCGGCGCCTCCGGCTTCGTCAACATCACTGATCTCAAAGGGGGCAAGGTAGGATTCGGTGCCGGGGGCAACGATGGCGAGCTCACCGCTACGTTCGTTAAATCCGTGGAGGAGATTCCATACAACATATCTGTCATCCAGATCAGCAAGATCCTGCCGTCGGAAGAGGCTGAAGCTCCGACGCCGGGACCTAGCGAGCAAAACCTAACGGCTCTTATGTCCGCGCACGGCTGCAAGGTGTTCGCGGACACATTGGTGGCGTCGGACGCCCAGAAGACATATGAGGACAACCTAGAGGGAGGTTTAACTGTGTTTTGCCCTATGGACGACGCGTTCAAGAGCTTTCTGCCCAAGTACAAGAATCTAACGGCGGACGGGAAGCTATCGTTGCTGTTGTACCACGGCATTCCGGTGTACCAGTCGCTGCCGCTGTTGAAATCCAGCAACGGAGTGATGAACACCCTGGCCACCGACGGAGCCAAAAAGTACGATTTCACCGTGCAGAACGACGGCGAAGTGGTGACGCTAAAGACGAAGATTGTGACGGCGAGGATCACCGGAACATTACTGGACGAACAGCCGCTGGGAATTTTCACAATCGACAAGGTTTTGTTGCCCAAAGAATTGTTCAAGGCCGAAGCACCGGCTCCTGCTCCCGCACCGGCGCCTGAAGCCGATGCTCCCACTACAAAGAAGAGCTCTCCACCGGCGCCAGTCTCCCCTGCGGAAGCTCCCAGCGAAGATCCAGCGGACCAAAAGGCTGATGATAACGGTTCCGTCAGATATAACGGCGGGAGATTCGTTGCTCTACTGCTGAGCTCATCGCTGGTCTTGCTAGTGCTGTAA